One Drosophila teissieri strain GT53w chromosome X, Prin_Dtei_1.1, whole genome shotgun sequence genomic window, tggaagtaaGAAGCTAAGTGAAAAtaactcatacgccacgtagCCGCTGCCGGGTAATCAGATGATGAAGAGCACTGTAACGAGTAATGTACGTGCCccaatgcaaaaaaaaggggttCTATAATGGGTTAATACAGGTTGTGCGATTGTTTTGACGCCGCAACTTTAATTGCTGTCTGTCGCAGATGAAATATCACCATTTCGCTCAATTTCGCTCAATTTCACACCAGGGCTAAAAACTCAATTCGTATTAATTGCGAATGAATAGCCGGCCGCGTTTCGTAATGACAATTTGACACGCTCGGTCGATTTCATCGTGGAGCTATAAAAGCTGCGCCCCAAACCCAAATGGTCAACAGTCAACATCTGGACATTTGGCAAGATGcaactgaatctgaatctgaaatatttcattggtctgctgctggtgctgctctGCAGCTCTTTCGCGGTAAGTGTGATTTactcaaatattttcgatatttGCGATTCATTTACAACTGCTCTCCATAACTAGGTGGCCTATCCCCAGGGTCCTGGCTGTGGCCCGCCACCAAGTGGCACCCCTCCGCCGGGCCCCCGACCATCTGGTCCTCCTCCTGGAGGTCGTTGCGGACCACCACCATCGACCACGGCTGCGTCCACCGGCTAGATGTGTCCACCTCTGCGGCTCCCGACTCCAAATCCCAGCATAAGGCTCACTGAAACGTCACCTAGAAAATCCTTAACCCCTTAagtgtctttttttttgtcaatcAAATTAGCTGAgaaattatatgtatgtgtgcataaTAGCTGCATTTTTCgtcaatcaaattaaatggaaaattatatGAATGAATTTTTCGTCAATCAAATTAGATggaaaagtatatgtatgtgtgcataaTAGCTGAATCCGCAATGACTTTCAGTGGGTGCTTCTGATAGCGCATATATTTAacttcaaattaaatatatttttcaatgaaattaaatatatttttcaatgaaaataattgttaatttttcaaGTGAGCTAAACAGCTGATACAACCGATTCTTTTTTGCGAGTAATGATGACTGTGGGTGCATCAGTGATAAGCTCCTCCTTGCATTTGAAATAGAAGGCGTACGCCACCAGCCAGAAGTAAATACCTAAAACTGTGTAGAAATAAAgtctatttaaattaaaatatatttttagcgACTTACGTAGTCCGCAGATGGACAAGCCTATGTCAATGAGATCTGCATGCCAAATCAAAGCTTCGGCAACCAGAAAACCGGGATAAACTACAGAATGTAAACAGCTCGTGATGAGAAAAATGAGCACGAGTACGGATATTTTCTGTGCAATTCGCCAGGGATTCAATTAATCAGTATAACATTAAATGAGCAAATTCTCACCACAAATGAGGCCACGAATAGCATGAGACAGCCAACGAAGTGCACCATATCCAAGACTCGATATACCACCAACAGGACACCTTCAAAGGAATCGCAGCAGAATGTGGCATTTCGCAAAGGAACTGCAATAAGTtggaagaaaaataataacagGGCACTGATCATGCAACCCACTCTCAGGGAAACGATGCAACAGCATTTTCTCAGGCGGCATCTCATGGTTTTTGTTGAATTTGGTTGATTTTAGAAATTTCTGACGGTTTGCGCACAGATAGATTGTAGATCTTAGATCTTAGAGTATcttaaaatgattattttaGATCTCTGAGAACTCTTTTTGTCTGCCTCAATTTGTGCTCCTCTGCGTCGCAGTTTACCCACTGGAAATTTGTGTATTCCCCAGTCAATATGCAACTGGCTGGCTGATGAGGAATTTCCATGACTTTCCACAATTCATCCGGCCAATTTTTCGACCCCCGCCTGCTCAACTGCTCATCTGCTCAtctattttgcatattttccgaACTTTAGCTAGTTGCTCGTACAATGAGTAAAAGTCAAATTTCGCAGACTTTTCGAGACTGTAAAATATTACACCACCTCTCCACCTTACCACCCAAAGTGCCAGCCAGTCGATATTAAAAaagataaagttttattagtTGTGCGGTGAGCATGGGCGTGGTGAGGGGGGCGAGatataataaaagtaataaaagaaaatatgcaacacacatacacagaccTACACAAATGAAGATGCAgatgaagttgaagttgaaatGTAAATTTCGTGCGAATGGAAAGTTGCGTTCCGTTTCAATGATTGCAAACGGAAGCGGAAAATGCCCAGCGCCGCAAGGAAAATGCCACCCACCCGCCAATGGCCTTTGGGGAATGAAATGAATGGCGGCGAATGGCGAGTGGCAAGTAAATAcgataaataaatgtttaaataaataagtaaataaatatgtggACAGTCGGAGCAACAGGAATTGGGTCCGCAAATGGTGGCGAAAAAGAATCGCGGGGGGCCAAAAAGTCCAAatgtaataattaaattgcattttgcgtctgcggccaaacaaaatggcggCCAACGTTCGAatatgcgagtgtgtgtgtgtgtgtatgcagTTGTAAAAGTGTCTAGACCAGCGAAATACCgtgtacaaaaatatacaaaaattatatattttatgcgaTAAATGCTTAACTTCAAACATCTTCAAATATGTAAGTCTTAAATGaggaatttcattaaattgcattttcaaaaCCTGTTTGTTACCAAATCTAATGgtatatatttcaataatttaaaaatataataaaataatatatattaatattaattaatataacattttaataatttaataatataataaaattatatatattaatataatataatataataatattaatataatataacaatGCCTTTACAAAGTTCTTTCAATCCTTAGTGGCatagtaataatatttatCTGCCTTGGCCGCAATCATTGGTTCATATAAACTCAGACACACACGAGTGTGCATTAATATCCTTTAATATCCTTTTTTTATCTGATTTTTTTGTCTGATTTTCCATGTGTCCTTATTTCTTTCTCCAGATGCCATTCCTCGTAATTTACAATATTACAGCCCCGAGTAACGCTGATTGTGCGCATCAATTGCTGGCTgggtatgtatgtatgtgtgtgtgtgtatgggaaaaggcttaaatttatttatcattcaattaaatatttaaaatgccaaaaaatgcTTTCACCGCCGGCcaacttatttaaattgccacgcccacaattcgCCGCACACCtttaatattgaaattgaaatcataaataaatgagaaaATTTGCGTTGGTTGGCGAACGCGGATATTCGCGGGAGGTgcgaaaagggggcggggggatGGGAAAATTGTGGgcggtttgtttatttttggcgcgtatgcgtaatgtgtGCATATGTGGGAATCGCATTCGCtgtaaattttattgttatatgtatatatttatgtgtgtgtgtgtttttttaacTGTGTATTTTCGCTGCATCGCTGCAAtgtttgtaaaattaattgacattttatttgttaattaattgttatggcagtgtgttgctgttgctgctgttgttgttattgtttggttggccaggccaagagTTCACCGTTTTTGGCCCGGCAGAGAATGGCCAAATgaccaaatggccaaatggcttttcattattgttattacaaATGCCGCGGTCATTATTATTTGC contains:
- the LOC122624123 gene encoding basic proline-rich protein, producing MQLNLNLKYFIGLLLVLLCSSFAVAYPQGPGCGPPPSGTPPPGPRPSGPPPGGRCGPPPSTTAASTG
- the LOC122624122 gene encoding uncharacterized protein LOC122624122 isoform X2; this translates as MRCRLRKCCCIVSLRVGCMISALLLFFFQLIAVPLRNATFCCDSFEGVLLVVYRVLDMVHFVGCLMLFVASFVKISVLVLIFLITSCLHSVVYPGFLVAEALIWHADLIDIGLSICGLRIYFWLVAYAFYFKCKEELITDAPTVIITRKKESVVSAV
- the LOC122624122 gene encoding uncharacterized protein LOC122624122 isoform X1, with product MRCRLRKCCCIVSLRVGCMISALLLFFFQLIAVPLRNATFCCDSFEGVLLVVYRVLDMVHFVGCLMLFVASFVKISVLVLIFLITSCLHSVVYPGFLVAEALIWHADLIDIGLSICGLLLGIYFWLVAYAFYFKCKEELITDAPTVIITRKKESVVSAV